In Streptomyces sp. NBC_00683, the DNA window AAGGACCCCATGCCCCGCGGCCGGTATTCGCTCCACGACCTCCACGACCACACCCCCCTCGGTGAAGAGCACTTCCACTGCGCCCCGGGCCCCTCCGGCTGGCGCTACGTATCCCAGACCACGGCCCCGTCGGGCGACCACCTGGGCTCCGTCGACCTGGCCCTGGACGAGCTCGGCCGCCCCATCCGCCTCCAACTGCACGCCGCGAGCTGGCAGATCCGCGGCGCCGCCCTCGAAGGCGTCACCTGGGTACGGACCGACCCGAGCGGCACCCACGCCACCGAAGGCAATGTCCGCGCCCACGCCTTCTCCGGCACGTCCCCCGCGTTCCTCGTCGCCACGGCACGACTCCTGCGCCTCACCCCCGATTCCCCCGAGACCCGTGTCCGCCTGGTCACCTTCACGGACCCGGTCCTCGCCCCCCGTACTGTCGACCAGTCCTGGGCCCTGGTGAAGAGTGAAGCGCACGCCACTGACAACGGGTCCCTGATCGTGGACGAGTACCAGGTAAGCGCCTTGGACACCGGTGACCGGCACACCGTCCACATCGCCGGGGACGTCGTCCTCGCGGCTCCCGGTATCGAGCTCGAGCACCTGGAAACCCCGCCCTCCCCGCGCAGCCACTAGGCAGGCGGGGCGAACCCGGTCGCCGGCGGCCCGCCGGGTGCCTCGGCCGGAGACGTACCGGACGGCACCGCGGGGGACGCTGCACCCTCGACGGGACGGGAAACCTCTGCGGGCAGGAGCCCTGCGGCGGGTACCGCGTTCGTCGGCACCGGGACCGGCACCGGCGCCGGTGCCGTTCCCTGAGCACCTCGCCGCGCAGCCGCCATGACTCGCCGGACGTCCCGCGCCTGCCGCTCGTTCACGACCGCCGCCAAGTACGCCGCCGCAGGAACTCCCTGCGGAACCGGGACCCCCGTACGGCCGGCCAGATCGTCCGCCAGCCGCTGCGCGATCGACCCGCCCACATCTGCGTCGAGCTGGTGCATCCGCGTCAGGTACTGCCGAATCGCCAGCCAGAGGCCGTCCGGCACGGCGGACAGATCCAGTTGTGCGAAGCGCCCCACCAGCCAGGGCGGTGGCGGCGGCACGGCGACCGCCCGCCCGGTGGGGACCCGTTCACGTACGACGAGGGTCCCCGCGAACACGTCCCCCAGCCGCCGTCCCCGCGCCGACACCAACGACGCGATGCATCCAACGACGCCGAACGTGCCCAGGATCTCGACCACACCCATCGACCCCCGCACGAGCGCGTGCCGGAACCGGATGGGCCCGCCGTCGTCACGCACCACGCGCAGGCCGCAGGCCAGCTTCCCGAGCGAACGGCCGTGGCTGAGCGTCTCCACGGCGATCGGCCCTCCCACCAGCACCAGGAGGAAGGTGGCGACGGCGATCGCCGCGCTCGCGGCCTCGTCGAGCGTCACGGTCGCCACAGCGAGACCGATGGATATCAGAACAAAAACTGTCAGAACCACCGCAAGATCGATGGCGATCGCCAGCGCCCTGCTCGGCAGTCTCGCCGGCTGCAACCCCAGAACGACCGCATCCCCGGTCACGAGCTCATTCATCGCCGCCCACCCTTCGCCGCCCTTCCCTGCCCCTCGGAACCTCAGTCTGCCAAGCTGACCCGCAGCGCGCCGCAGTAGTACGGACCCGTACGCACCCATGCCTGGAGCAGCAGCCGACCATGGATCTCGACGTCTTCGTGACAACCCACCGCACCGAGTGGGACCGCCTGGACCACCTTCTGCACCGAGGGCGCAGTCTGACCGGTGCCGAGGCGGACGAACTCGTCGCCCTCTACCAGCGCACGGCGACGCACCTCTCCCTGATCCAGTCCAGCGCCCCGGATCCCCTTCTCACCGCGCGACTCACCCAGCTCGTGGCCCGCGCCCGCTCCACGGTGACGGGGACCCGACGTGCCTCGTGGCGTGACGCCGCACGTTTCCTGACCGCCGGTTTCCCCGCAGCGGTCTACCGCTCCCGGCACTGGTGGATCCCCACGGCCGTGCTCTCCGTACTTCTGGCCGCTGTCATGGGCTGGTGGATCGGCACCCACCCCGAAGTCCAGTCGGCGATAGCCGCCCCCGAGGACCTCCGCAGCCTGACCCGCCCCGGTGGGGAGTACGAGACCTACTACTCCAGCCACCCGGCGGCCTCGTTCGCCGCCCAGGTGTGGACGAACAACGCCCAGGCCGCAGCGATGTGCCTCGTACTGGGAGCGTTCCTCTGCATACCGGTGATCTGGATCCTCTTCGTCAACGTGCTCAACCTTGCCGTCGGCATCGGCCTGATGTCCTCGGCCGGCCGTTTGGACACGTTCCTGGGGCTCGTCCTGCCGCACGGCCTGCTGGAGCTCACCGCTGTCTTCGTGGCAGCAGGTACGGGCCTGCGCCTCGGCTGGACCGTGATCGACCCAGGACCTCTCAGCAGGCGCTCCGCCTTGGCCCAGCAGGGCCGGGCAGCCATTGGCATGGCCATCGGCCTCGCCCTGATCCTGTTCGTGTCCGGAGTCATCGAAGGCTTCGTGACCCCATCCGGGCTTCCCACCTGGGCCCGGATCACCATCGGGATCGCGGCTGAGCTGCTCTTTCTCGCTTACGTCTACATCCTCGGGGGCCGAGCGGTGAGGGCCGGCGAGACGGGTGATCTTGAAGCGGTCGAACGAAGCGCCGAGTTGCCCTCTGCGGCCTGAAGGCCGATGTGCGTCCACCCCTGCTGACCTGCTAGTGTCCTCCTCGCCCGCAAAAACTGTTGACACAGTCGGCGTGGGGAGGTAGATTTTAACGGTTGCAACGAACTGGACAAGTTCGGGTGCGGCGGTTAGAGTTCAACTCGCTCTTGTCGGGGACGAGATTCCCGAAGAGCCGATCGATTCTTCTCTCTTTCGAGCATTGACCCGGTTAGCTTCGGCTCAATTGCTTCTGATAAAGTCGAGTCAGCCGAAAGGCAAAGGCCAGTCCACAGGCCACCGGAATCAAATTCGGACCGGAAACGGAACGAAAAAGAGTCTGGTAAAGTTGGAACCGCTGGAAAGGGAAACGCGAAAGCGAAGAACTGGAAAGCGCAGTAACAATTCTCCTGCTTCGCAGGGGGCCCGCTTCGACCGGGAATCGGACACGAAAGAGTCTGATAGAGTCGGAAACGCAAGAACGAAGGGAAGCGCCCGGAGGGCCCCGGTGAAACGGGACCGAAGGAAGCGTCCGTTCCTTGAGAACTCAACAGCGTGCCAAAAGTCAACGCCAAATTTGTTGATACCCCGGCCCACTTCGGTGGGTTGGTGGTTCCTTTGAAGTCCTACTGGCCCATGTGGCGGGTAGGCAACATCAGCGAGGACGCTGTGGATGACCATCCCTATTCCGGTTGGTTGTCCCGCTCTTTTATGGTGCTCTCCCGATTACGGGAAAACATTCATGGAGAGTTTGATCCTGGCTCAGGACGAACGCTGGCGGCGTGCTTAACACATGCAAGTCGAACGATGAAGCCCTTCGGGGTGGATTAGTGGCGAACGGGTGAGTAACACGTGGGCAATCTGCCCTTCACTCTGGGACAAGCCCTGGAAACGGGGTCTAATACCGGATAACACTCTGTCCTGCATGGGACGGGGTTAAAAGCTCCGGCGGTGAAGGATGAGCCCGCGGCCTATCAGCTTGTTGGTGGGGTAATGGCCTACCAAGGCGACGACGGGTAGCCGGCCTGAGAGGGCGACCGGCCACACTGGGACTGAGACACGGCCCAGACTCCTACGGGAGGCAGCAGTGGGGAATATTGCACAATGGGCGAAAGCCTGATGCAGCGACGCCGCGTGAGGGATGACGGCCTTCGGGTTGTAAACCTCTTTCAGCAGGGAAGAAGCGCAAGTGACGGTACCTGCAGAAGAAGCACCGGCTAACTACGTGCCAGCAGCCGCGGTAATACGTAGGGTGCGAGCGTTGTCCGGAATTATTGGGCGTAAAGAGCTCGTAGGCGGCTTGTCACGTCGGATGTGAAAGCTCGGGGCTTAACCCCGAGTCTGCATTCGATACGGGCTAGCTAGAGTGTGGTAGGGGAGATCGGAATTCCTGGTGTAGCGGTGAAATGCGCAGATATCAGGAGGAACACCGGTGGCGAAGGCGGATCTCTGGGCCATTACTGACGCTGAGGAGCGAAAGCGTGGGGAGCGAACAGGATTAGATACCCTGGTAGTCCACGCCGTAAACGTTGGGAACTAGGTGTTGGCGACATTCCACGTCGTCGGTGCCGCAGCTAACGCATTAAGTTCCCCGCCTGGGGAGTACGGCCGCAAGGCTAAAACTCAAAGGAATTGACGGGGGCCCGCACAAGCAGCGGAGCATGTGGCTTAATTCGACGCAACGCGAAGAACCTTACCAAGGCTTGACATATACCGGAAAGCATCAGAGATGGTGCCCCCCTTGTGGTCGGTATACAGGTGGTGCATGGCTGTCGTCAGCTCGTGTCGTGAGATGTTGGGTTAAGTCCCGCAACGAGCGCAACCCTTGTTCTGTGTTGCCAGCATGCCCTTCGGGGTGATGGGGACTCACAGGAGACTGCCGGGGTCAACTCGGAGGAAGGTGGGGACGACGTCAAGTCATCATGCCCCTTATGTCTTGGGCTGCACACGTGCTACAATGGCCGGTACAATGAGCTGCGATGCCGCGAGGCGGAGCGAATCTCAAAAAGCCGGTCTCAGTTCGGATTGGGGTCTGCAACTCGACCCCATGAAGTCGGAGTTGCTAGTAATCGCAGATCAGCATTGCTGCGGTGAATACGTTCCCGGGCCTTGTACACACCGCCCGTCACGTCACGAAAGTCGGTAACACCCGAAGCCGGTGGCCCAACCCCTTGTGGGAGGGAGCTGTCGAAGGTGGGACTGGCGATTGGGACGAAGTCGTAACAAGGTAGCCGTACCGGAAGGTGCGGCTGGATCACCTCCTTTCTAAGGAGCATCTAGATTCTCTTCGGGGAATCCAGAGACCATTTCGTCGGCAAATGTTCGACGGTGGTTGCTCATGGGTGGAACGTTGACTATTCGGCACGACAGGTTGTTTTTGCGAGTACTGCTTCGGCGTGGAAAGTGAGAAGGATCGGTCGGGTCGGGCACGCTGTTGGGTATCTGAAGGTATGGCCGTAAGGCTGCCTTCGGTTGCCGGCCCCAGTGAACTCGCCTGTTAGGGCGGGGTGATGGGTGGCTGGTCGTTGTTTGAGAACTGCACAGTGGACGCGAGCATCTGTGGCCAAGTTTTTAAGGGCGCACGGTGGATGCCTTGGCACCAGGAACCGATGAAGGACGTGGGAGGCCACGATAGTCCCCGGGGAGCTGTCAACCAAGCTTTGATCCGGGGGTTTCCGAATGGGGAAACCCGGCAGTCGTCATGGGCTGTCACCCACTGCTGAACACATAGGCAGTGTGGAGGGAACGCGGGGAAGTGAAACATCTCAGTACCCGCAGGAAGAGAAAACAACCGTGATTCCGGGAGTAGTGGCGAGCGAAACTGGATGAGGCCAAACCGTATGCGTGTGATACCCGGCAGGGGTTGCGCATACGGGGTTGTGGGATCTCTTTTTCATAGTCTGCCGACTGTGAGACGAGTCAGAAACCGTTGATGTAGGCGAAGGACATGCGAAAGGTCCGGCGTAGAGGGTAAGACCCCCGTAGCTGAAACATCAACGGCTCGTTTAAGAGACACCCAAGTAGCACGGGGCCCGAGAAATCCCGTGTGAATCTGGCGGGACCACCCGCTAAGCCTAAATATTCCCTGGTGACCGATAGCGGATAGTACCGTGAGGGAATGGTGAAAAGTACCGCGGGAGCGGAGTGAAATAGTACCTGAAACCGTGTGCCTACAAGCCGTGGGAGCGTCGCTGTTGTTCTTCGGAACAGCAGTCGTGACTGCGTGCCTTTTGAAGAATGAGCCTGCGAGTTTGCGGTGTGTTGCGAGGTTAACCCGTGTGGGGAAGCCGTAGCGAAAGCGAGTCCGAATAGGGCGATTTAGTAGCGCGCTCAAGACCCGAAGCGGAGTGATCTAGCCATGGGCAGGTTGAAGCGGAGGTAAGACTTCGTGGAGGACCGAACCCACCAGGGTTGAAAACCTGGGGGATGACCTGTGGTTAGGGGTGAAAGGCCAATCAAACTCCGTGATAGCTGGTTCTCCCCGAAATGCATTTAGGTGCAGCGTCGTGTGTTTCTTGCCGGAGGTAGAGCACTGGATAGGCGATGGGCCCTACCGGGTTACTGACCTTAGCCAAACTCCGAATGCCGGTAAGTGAGAGCACGGCAGTGAGACTGTGGGGGATAAGCTCCATGGTCGAGAGGGAAACAGCCCAGAGCATCGACTAAGGCCCCTAAGCGTACGCTAAGTGGGAAAGGATGTGGAGTCGCAGAGACAACCAGGAGGTTGGCTTAGAAGCAGCCACCCTTGAAAGAGTGCGTAATAGCTCACTGGTCAAGTGATTCCGCGCCGACAATGTAGCGGGGCTCAAGCGTACCGCCGAAGTCGTGTCATTCACACATATAGGGCCAACGCCCGTGTGGATGGGTAGGGGAGCGTCGTGTGCCGGGTGAAGCAGCCGCGGAAGCGAGTTGTGGACGGTTCACGAGTGAGAATGCAGGCATGAGTAGCGATACACACGTGAGAAACGTGTGCGCCGATTGACTAAGGGTTCCTGGGTCAAGCTGATCTGCCCAGGGTAAGTCGGGACCTAAGGCGAGGCCGACAGGCGTAGTCGATGGACAACCGGTTGATATTCCGGTACCCGCTTTGAAACGCCCAATACTGAATCAGGCGATGCTAAGTCCGTGAAGCCGGCCCGATCTCTTCGGAGTTGAGGGTAGTGGTGGAGCCGATGAACCAGACTTGTACTAGGTAAGCGATGGGGTGACGCAGGAAGGTAGTCCAGCCCGGGCGGTGGTAGTCCCGGGGTAAGGGTGTAGGCCGTGTGGTAGGTAAATCCGTCACACATTAAGGCTGAGACCTGATGCCGAGCCGATTGTGGTGAAGTGGATGATCCTATGCTGTCGAGAAAAGCCTCTAGCGAGTTTCATGGCGGCCCGTACCCTAAACCGACTCAGGTAGTCAGGTAGAGAATACCGAGGCGTTCGGGTGAACTATGGTTAAGGAACTCGGCAAAATGCCCCCGTAACTTCGGGAGAAGGGGGGCCATCACTGGTGAGGGAACTTGCTTCCTGAGCTGGGGGTGGCCGCAGAGACCAGCGAGAAGCGACTGTTTACTAAAAACACAGGTCCGTGCGAAGCCGTAAGGCGATGTATACGGACTGACGCCTGCCCGGTGCTGGAACGTTAAGGGGACCGGTTAGTGCACTTTCGGGTGTGCGAAGCTGAGAACTTAAGCGCCAGTAAACGGCGGTGGTAACTATAACCATCCTAAGGTAGCGAAATTCCTTGTCGGGTAAGTTCCGACCTGCACGAATGGCGTAACGACTTCTCGACTGTCTCAACCATAGGCCCGGTGAAATTGCACTACGAGTAAAGATGCTCGTTTCGCGCAGCAGGACGGAAAGACCCCGGGACCTTTACTATAGTTTGATATTGGTGTTCGGTTCGGCTTGTGTAGGATAGGTGGGAGACTTTGAAGCAGCCACGCCAGTGGTTGTGGAGTCGTCGTTGAAATACCACTCTGGTCGTGCTGGATGTCTAACCTGGGTCCGTGATCCGGATCAGGGACAGTGTCTGATGGGTAGTTTAACTGGGGCGGTTGCCTCCTAAAGAGTAACGGAGGCGCCCAAAGGTTCCCTCAGCCTGGTTGGCAATCAGGTGTTGAGTGTAAGTGCACAAGGGAGCTTGACTGTGAGACCGACGGGTCGAGCAGGGACGAAAGTCGGGACTAGTGATCCGGCAGTGGCTTGTGGAAGCGCTGTCGCTCAACGGATAAAAGGTACCCCGGGGATAACAGGCTGATCTTCCCCAAGAGTCCATATCGACGGGATGGTTTGGCACCTCGATGTCGGCTCGTCGCATCCTGGGGCTGGAGTCGGTCCCAAGGGTTGGGCTGTTCGCCCATTAAAGCGGTACGCGAGCTGGGTTTAGAACGTCGTGAGACAGTTCGGTCCCTATCCGCTGTGCGCGTAGGAATATTGAGAAGGGCTGTCCCTAGTACGAGAGGACCGGGACGGACGAACCTCTGGTGTGCCAGTTGTCCTGCCAAGGGCATGGCTGGTTGGCTACGTTCGGAAAGGATAACCGCTGAAAGCATCTAAGCGGGAAGCCTGCTTCGAGATGAGTATTCCCACCACCTTGAGTGGTTAAGGCTCCCAGTAGACGACTGGGTTGATAGGCCAGATGTGGAAGCCCGGTAACGGGTGGAGCTGACTGGTACTAATAGGCCGAGGGCTTGTCCTCAGTTGCTCGCGTCCACTGTGTTAGTTCTGAAATAACGAACGGCCGTGTTTTCATCCGGTGTTGGTTAATTTCATAGTGTTTCGGTGGTCATTGCGTTAGGGAAACGCCCGGTTACATTCCGAACCCGGAAGCTAAGCCTTTCAGCGCCGATGGTACTGCAGGGGGGACCCTGTGGGAGAGTAGGACGCCGCCGAACAATTATTCCGGGAAAGCCCCGTGCCTTTGTGGCACGGGGCTTTTCTGCGTTCAGAACCCGTACCCGCGACCCCTGAGGGGCCGCGGGTACCACGGGCACCGCACTAAAGTCGGCCGGCGGCCTTGAGCGCGAGGTAGGCGTCGGCCAGCGCCGGTGCGAGCGCATCCGGAGTGGCATCGACGACCACGACGCCATGACGACGGAGCTGATCCGCCGTCCTGCGGCGCTGAGCCTGAGTACGTGTTCCGGCCGCCGCGTCGTACACCGCGTCCACTGTGCCCCTGGCGCGAGTCATCGCCTCGATATGAGGATCCGCGACGGCGGCCACCAGGACCGTGTGCCGCTGGGTGAGCTGCGGTAGCACCGGGAGCAGGCCTTCCTCGATGGGCGCGGAGTCCAGGCTCGTGAGCAGGACGATCAGGGAGCGCCGCGGTGCAGTCGCCAGCGCGGTTGTGCTGAGACCACGGGCGTCCGTCTCCACGAGCTCGGGTTCCAGCGGGACCATGGCGTTGACGATCGCCGACAGGACGTCGCCCCCGGCGGCCCTGCCCAGGACCTGGGCGCGGATGCGCCGGTCGTAGGCAAGGAGGTTCACGCGGTCGCCCGCACGTGTGGCCAGGGCCGTGAGGAGCAGCGTCGCGTCCATGGCCGCATCGAGGCGGGGCACATCGCCCACTCGTCCGGCCGACGTGCGACCGGTGTCGAGGACGATCAGGATGTGGCGGTCGCGCTCCGGGCGCCAGGTGCGGACGGCGACAGCGGACTGGCGTGCGGTGGCCCGCCAGTCGATGGACCGGGTGTCATCTCCCGGTACGTATGCACGCAGGCTGTCGAACTCGGTGCCCTGGCCCCGGGTGAGCACGCTGGTGCGGCCGTCGAGTTCGCGGAGCCTGGCGAGCCGCGAGGGCAGGTGCCGTCGGCTGGTGAAGGGAGGCAGGACCCGGACCGTCCACGGGACGTGGTGATTCCCTTGTCGGGCTGCCAGTCCCATCGGCCCGAAGGACCGGACGGTGACGCGTTCTGCCCGGCGGTCGCCACGTCGGGAAGGGCGGAGGAACGTCGTGAGACGACGTCGTTCGCCGGCGGGGACGGTGAACACGTGCCGGGACGAAGCCTGTTCGGCTTCGGTGCTCCAGGTGCTGGGGGGCCAGGCGTCGCGGAGGTGTGCGCGAAGGCGGCGCCGCGAGGTATTGGTTACGGTGAGTTGCACTTCTGCGCCGTCACCGAGTCGAACGGATGTATCACCGGATCGGGTGAACTGCAGCGTACGCACTGGCGCGGCCAGGGCGTAGTCGCACAGAATTGCCAAGGAGAGAGGGGCGTTGACCGCGAGCATGCCTGTCCAGCTGGGGGCAAAAATACCTACGGGGAGTGACCCCAGGGCGGCCAGCAGCGCGGTTCGTCCGGTGAGGGCCATGGTCACCGCCTCATCGGGGGACGGGGACGTGGGCGAGGACAGCGGTGATGACGGAGTCGGCGGTGACTCCTTCCATTTCCGCTTCCGGTCGCAGCTGGATGCGATGACGGAGTGTGGGGAGTGCCAGGGCTTTCACATCGTCAGGGATGACGTAGTCCCGGCCGGTGAGCCAGGCCCAGGCGCGCGCTGTGGAGAGCAACGCGGTTGCTCCTCGGGGGGAGGCCCCGAGGGTGAGCGAGGGGGATTCACGAGTGGCACGGCAGATATCCACGACGTAAGCGGCGATCTCGGGGGAGACCGTGGTCTTGGCGACGGCGGAGCGGGCGGCTTCCAGATCTGCGGGGCCGGCCACGGGCCGTATGCCTGCCGCCTTGAGGTCGCGGGGGTTGAACCCGTCGGCATGACGCGTCAGGACGCTGATCTCGTCGTCACGTGAGGGCAGGGGCACGGTCAGCTTCAGGAGGAACCGGTCCAACTGGGCTTCGGGCAGCGGGTAGGTGCCCTCGTACTCGACGGGGTTCTGGGTGGCTGCGACGAGGAAGGGGTCGGGCAGCGCACGGGGGGTGCCGTCGACGGTGACCTGGCGTTCCTCCATGGCCTCCAGAAGGGAGGACTGCGTCTTGGGAGGGGTGCGGTTGATCTCGTCGGCGAGCAGGAGATTGGTGAACACCGGTCCGGGCTGGAAGGAGAACTCGGCGGTGCGTGCGTCGTAGACGAGCGAGCCAGTGACGTCACTCGGCATCAGGTCGGGCGTGAACTGCACGCGTTTGGTGTCCAGTTCGAGGGAGGCGGCAAGGGCGCGGACCAGGAGGGTCTTGGCGACTCCGGGGACGCCTTCGAGCAGCACATGGCCTCGGCAGAGCAGCGCGACCACGAGTCCGGTGACGGCGGGGTCCTGGCCGACCACGGCCTTGGCGATCTCGGAACGCAGAGCTTCCAGGGATGCGCGGGCGCTGTCGGGCATCGCGGGGGCCACAGGGGCCCCTGCGGGTACCGCGGGCTCGTTGGGCTCCGGGGTCGGGGCGCTCATGAAGTGCGTACCTCTCTTTCGAGGGCGTCGAGTTGGGCGGTCAGGAGTACAAGTGCGGCGTCGTCGGCCGGGGCCGGCCCGAAGAGCAGGGTGCGGAGGTCGCTGTCCGTGGTGGTGAGACGTGCGGAGACGGCAGGCAGGAGGACCTCGGGGGACTCGGTGTCGCGGGAGGACACCCCGAGGAGTGGAGCGATGCGATTGCGGGTGGCGGAGCGCAGTGCGTCGGCGGCCCGGTCGCGGGCGTTCGCCTTGCGGTAGAGGCGGGCCCTGCCCTCCGTGGACTCGGAGGCCCGGACGGCCACGGGCAGCCGCTCGGTGACCAGGGGGCCCAGGCGCCGAGCGCGCCAGATGGCCGTGAGGACTGCGGCGAGGGCGA includes these proteins:
- a CDS encoding stage II sporulation protein M produces the protein MDLDVFVTTHRTEWDRLDHLLHRGRSLTGAEADELVALYQRTATHLSLIQSSAPDPLLTARLTQLVARARSTVTGTRRASWRDAARFLTAGFPAAVYRSRHWWIPTAVLSVLLAAVMGWWIGTHPEVQSAIAAPEDLRSLTRPGGEYETYYSSHPAASFAAQVWTNNAQAAAMCLVLGAFLCIPVIWILFVNVLNLAVGIGLMSSAGRLDTFLGLVLPHGLLELTAVFVAAGTGLRLGWTVIDPGPLSRRSALAQQGRAAIGMAIGLALILFVSGVIEGFVTPSGLPTWARITIGIAAELLFLAYVYILGGRAVRAGETGDLEAVERSAELPSAA
- a CDS encoding RDD family protein, which produces MNELVTGDAVVLGLQPARLPSRALAIAIDLAVVLTVFVLISIGLAVATVTLDEAASAAIAVATFLLVLVGGPIAVETLSHGRSLGKLACGLRVVRDDGGPIRFRHALVRGSMGVVEILGTFGVVGCIASLVSARGRRLGDVFAGTLVVRERVPTGRAVAVPPPPPWLVGRFAQLDLSAVPDGLWLAIRQYLTRMHQLDADVGGSIAQRLADDLAGRTGVPVPQGVPAAAYLAAVVNERQARDVRRVMAAARRGAQGTAPAPVPVPVPTNAVPAAGLLPAEVSRPVEGAASPAVPSGTSPAEAPGGPPATGFAPPA
- a CDS encoding DUF58 domain-containing protein; amino-acid sequence: MALTGRTALLAALGSLPVGIFAPSWTGMLAVNAPLSLAILCDYALAAPVRTLQFTRSGDTSVRLGDGAEVQLTVTNTSRRRLRAHLRDAWPPSTWSTEAEQASSRHVFTVPAGERRRLTTFLRPSRRGDRRAERVTVRSFGPMGLAARQGNHHVPWTVRVLPPFTSRRHLPSRLARLRELDGRTSVLTRGQGTEFDSLRAYVPGDDTRSIDWRATARQSAVAVRTWRPERDRHILIVLDTGRTSAGRVGDVPRLDAAMDATLLLTALATRAGDRVNLLAYDRRIRAQVLGRAAGGDVLSAIVNAMVPLEPELVETDARGLSTTALATAPRRSLIVLLTSLDSAPIEEGLLPVLPQLTQRHTVLVAAVADPHIEAMTRARGTVDAVYDAAAGTRTQAQRRRTADQLRRHGVVVVDATPDALAPALADAYLALKAAGRL
- a CDS encoding AAA family ATPase — protein: MSAPTPEPNEPAVPAGAPVAPAMPDSARASLEALRSEIAKAVVGQDPAVTGLVVALLCRGHVLLEGVPGVAKTLLVRALAASLELDTKRVQFTPDLMPSDVTGSLVYDARTAEFSFQPGPVFTNLLLADEINRTPPKTQSSLLEAMEERQVTVDGTPRALPDPFLVAATQNPVEYEGTYPLPEAQLDRFLLKLTVPLPSRDDEISVLTRHADGFNPRDLKAAGIRPVAGPADLEAARSAVAKTTVSPEIAAYVVDICRATRESPSLTLGASPRGATALLSTARAWAWLTGRDYVIPDDVKALALPTLRHRIQLRPEAEMEGVTADSVITAVLAHVPVPR